DNA sequence from the Bufo bufo chromosome 3, aBufBuf1.1, whole genome shotgun sequence genome:
TACAAGCACAGTTTCATCGGTActcatctgctgacagatgcccttttaatgGGATAATGGGAGGAGCCCTTTACATGctatattaaaggagttgtctccatGACAATAAGCCTTATTAGGGCTTTTGGATGTTATAGAGGTGTCACCCACTATGGGCACCCACCTCTATCAGTCGATAGCCAGGGTTCCCCATTCTGGCGGACTCAACATAGCCAATTACAGAATTACATGGTCGCCTATTCAGGGCCGCCAGAGAAGAAATGTGTGGGAAGACGAAACTTCACCTGAGACAGATCCTTTAAGGCTTGCATACCTCAAATTGCTAGGTTTGGAGTGGCCCCAACGCTATAACTGGGGTGTCTACaaatgttgctgctctccggaatgggtggtaaggcgtggtgcaccccaatgggaaataactcCAGAGAGTCAgcgtttgcagtaaaccagtgtgcttctttactggaggaactcaagtacaAGTCAATACAGGCAAAACTGGCTTCCAAAGGCTGGCCatagggctggtgacccaggatctgtggcagagtatTCCCTTCTCAGGTTCTTTTTCTGGTCACTccagcagtctggcagagtctcttcttctaagcactgttccctatctgcagaacactagggactctgactgctctccttatatacagtttctggctgaactagaaccttctagtggtaaGCGAGGATTGGAAAAGCACAGCCTAAGCAGAAACACTGTTACAATTTCCATCTATCATAAACTTATATAGAGATGCATATTCAAGGTTATGGGAATGAATTAGAagttttccagacataaacaagtcttcagataTACACAACTGAGCTAAAGCAGACATTCAaaagtctggttttggtggtaaacaagtctggctgtTTCCCTTCAAAACATACTCTTTTTTAACCCTTAtagtagctgtggaaaattactagcttcttattattagctagaaagtcccaaaagtctctcagtattcattaaccctttccaccgtGCTGTGCAAATGAACATGATATATATCACagcaaacatataaaatgcagttacacagtattaaacagtaaaagttagtgcaagttaaccctttaaagtgaaaaaataataattaaggaATCAATCACTTagcataggggaaacaggggcaaAAGTcctcaaatgtccagacttcaaagtacccctgctctaggGCACTACCGTCCTTCATCGGAATCTCCACTGACCAAGCCAACTCTGAGCTCTGGAGATGACCGGTAAATACAATTTtgtaaaggagctctgaaaagtgaaaggtgaaatctgattggttgctatgggcaactaaggctactttcacactcccgccagaacagcctgccggatccatgctaCCGCAAATCCACCGTACTGGtgaaagtccgctccggccccattcactataatgggggcaggctgAATGTCcggccgcagcatggcaaacatgccgagaggcggccggacaaaaaccgctgTAGTGCTGTAGTTTTATTGtggctgcctctcggcatgtttgccgtactgcggccggacctccagcCCTCTCACATTATAGTGAAGggggccagagcggacttccGCCCTGTATGGTGGACTTGTGGTAGTTCGGATctcgcaggctgttcccccgccggaacagcctgctggaaagggctaccgccaatgtgaaagtagcctaagccagttttcctgtacaccagttttgataaatctccctctacgTACATCTCGAATCGTTATATAAGATACATGATTATTATCAAGAGTAGGTTCAGATAGTCCAGAGTATGGTGGCCACTCAGGCTTAAGAGCCTATTGTATACACCAATAATATACCAACACACCAGATAACCAATGCAAAATAATCAAAGAACTTTATTAAATACATGATCTTAAAATGAATCACAGCAGCGGCATATATATACAGAAAAATAAGAAGATACACTGAACATGTAATAAAAACTTCATATCTCATATGGGCTTAGTACATCATGATATAGCGCCTTATCCTATCAACCCGACTCATTTATTGTATGTAAATAAAGTGCTTAGTGCAATTCCAAAAGGACAAGTAATAATGAGAAGGTAGAGCACATCAATAGGAGGTAAAAAGCAAACCCTAAATATAAACCCAAATTAAATCAGATGGTACAAAATCTAAACATAGTCCATAGAGAGTATATAGTAAAAATTCAGACCAGTGTGGTTCCAACCCCCAAGAGCCGACAACACCAATGGCATACTCACCAACATTTAAGTTGGTAAAATAGGGGCATCCAAAACCTCGCCCCTGGAACGCCTCAACTCTGGCAGGGTTGTCACTAGCCCTGCCTATTTGGGCCCAGGATAGCCTGAATTCTCAGAAAATCAGGGATGGTCCCTGCAAGTTTGGaacagttggcaactatgcaaTGGTCGTAACCTGTGGcccataaaaaaaagttaaaataacagCAGTGACGTGTCATTAAGGCAGATATGACTACTAAGGCCTTTGACTGGCCGTGGCAGTTACGGGAACaagccacttcctggtcctgcaggTACCTGAGGCGTCCAGAAAGGGGCAGTGGCACGGACATGGTAGGACCATggccaggttttttttttttttaatggggacTGGTTAGGACCATTGGGGTTGTCAGCTCCTAGGCCAAAAAGCCCCTCTTGTTTCTAGAAACACCACCCCTCTTATCCATGCATACTAGTATATTTAAGCTGTGCCCAATTCATCTAAATGTGGCTGTTCTGCAATAACAGAAAGAACCGTGGACATTACTGGTGCGGTTTCGggataaaagcacactttttccaACTATTTCAATCTCATTTACCCCCTTTCAATAAACCTTCCGTTGTACTCACTGTTGCTGGCGTGTTTTTATGTTATGGTGCCAGGGTGGTCAGTATGATATGTTTTAAGGGAGTTCTTGGCCTGTTAGATCCTGAAAGTCATACTCAGTGACACAGTACCTTGTAATTGATATCCTCTTACATCAGGAATACTTGGCATCAGAGCAATCAGATTCTTGGCAGGTTATGGTCTACTGATATCTTCAGATGGAGAAATACACATACTAATGACTACGTGATACCATAAAATCTTAGCTGAGAACCCTTTTTAAAAATTAATGTGCACATGTTCCATATGGGTGGGGGTTGGGCCCTCAGAATATTTCCTCTGCCGGATCCAAGGAACTCCAATTTGAGACTGGATCTGTTATAATTACTCAGCTTCTATTGTTGTCCTCACCTCTCCTGGCATGTTTCTGCTATGGTTCCAGGGTGTTCATAACTATGATTAGTAATAAGTGAGGACTATGTCGGGAGTACCTGATCTGTCAGACCCTGAAAGTAATGCACAGTCACAGAACCACATGGATTTTGTAGCATCTTGCATCTGGGACACTTGGCATCAGAGCCATCAGATTCTTGGAAGGTTGTGGTCTACTGATATCTTCAAATGGAAAAATACTGTACACAGACTAATGACCATGTGATACCATAAAATATTACCTGAAAATGAATTATTTCACAAGGAAGCATTAGTGTTTTTCATGATAATTACCTTGAAGAGAAAAAAACAAGGAAACATTTATGTTTTTCATGATTCTGACACCGTAACAGGCCTTTATTTCAGCAGGGCTCCAAAGGTCTAGCAGAAGACTGCATTTGGAAGTGACTTTGAAGCTAATTACtcaccactagggtctatttcttatgGGATTTTTTTCACATATACCCTGTAAGATCTTATTTGATGATATGTCCTGTGTGTATAATGATACAAAAATTTCCAATGTTAGTAAAAGTGTTGTCCTGTTAAGAAAACCCATTTTCATATTTGGGAAATCTGTGTTAATAGAACTTCTTTTTCAGGATCCTTATCTAAAGTATAAAGAGTGTCTCCTctactggaggacctgtcctgtcctgcactACACAGCCCACTTATTAATGTAAATGGGTATTGTGTAATACTTACTTTCTCCTGTGGTGATGCTGCAGACAATATAAACACTTACTGGCATGTTTCTCACATTTAACATCTGATTATTGGGGGAGTCACATAAAGGGGACTCTTTGTCATCAATTTATTTTCACGGAGGCAATTCTAATAAGTAGGGTGTGTTCAAACTGTATAATCCCTTTAAAGCTATATTCACTTGATCAAAAACACACTTTGGATGTGGGGTGTTGGCCATGGAATCTGAGGCTGATTCTCAGATTTCTCCACGGGGTTGCAGTTTGTCATGCTGACATCCACTCACCAATTAGCCCCATTCAACAAATCTAATCAGTGTGTCTAGCCAGCCTTTCTACATTGATTTTGGACCCAGATGTCAAGTCTGCGTGGAAAAAATCTACAGTCACATTGGAAATAATAGGATGCGGAtttgatgtgattttttttacacaGATTATGGTGTGGAGAATATGCTGAAATCTGTGTGAAATATAGGTGGAGGTTAGGCCTTCAGAAGAAATTCCTCTAGCGAGCAAGTTGGTCAATGGCCCTGCAATATTAGCAAGTTGCTATTAATCAAGATAATTGccaaaaggataaaaaaaaaaaaaaaaaacatcttgtaGGCACTGCTACCAATCCAAAAAAATACTTGAATAATGATGCTCCTTTATGGCAGGTAGTTATCCAAGTGTTTTGCGGATTAATGATGGTGGCTTCAAGATCTGGTCTGGTCAAGGTCTTTTTCTCTTTGTGCATTACCTGTATGCCAAGATGCTCTCCAGACATGCTGAACCAACTTTCCAATGTGGTGCCGATAAGTCCTAAGCAAAGTTGTACCTGTAATCAGTACACCTCCATCAGCTGAGTTAGACGACCAAGAGCTGTTTTTGTAGGTTATGTCATTATCACTATTGTTAAAGAAAGAGTCATCTATGAAGTTCTTTACTCTCTACTTTTTCCACATTAGGCTGTACTACGGTGAATACCTTGGAGGTGTTTCCTGACTTCTTTGTGGTACACAACTTGCCCTTCTGCACGTGACAATGGAACGATCCACACAAGAGCTCTTCCTCAACTTCATGATCGTGTTGATCACCGTGCTGTTGATGTGGCTTCTGGTCAAGTCTTACATAGAATAAAAGGACTATATGATGCTCCTCGTATATATCTAAGTGAATATTTTCAGCCCCTTCAGTGATGGAGATGTCTTCTCAACACTGAAGGGGCTCCATGAATAAGTCTATGGCACTTTGTACATAACATACATGTTCATCCATGCTTATCTTAGAACAAGTTGCTTTATAGAAACACAAAAGAAACTACTGTCAACCTCTTATCATGAACATGTAGAATGATTGAGAAGATCAGCTATACAGTGCTGGTACCACTACTAATATCTACTGTACAACATAATGTTCTCTTCTCCATGAGCCAAGATGGAAATAAATCAACTGATACTGGGACACAAAACATCTTTATCTGAATAAAACAAAAGTAAAAACTAAGACCACGAGTTGTGTGTTGATTACAATTTACGGTAATTTTTCGAGGTGAGATAATTATTTGAGTCTCGATATTACATACAGTAGCTGTGT
Encoded proteins:
- the LOC120994183 gene encoding sarcolipin-like, with amino-acid sequence MERSTQELFLNFMIVLITVLLMWLLVKSYIE